Within Deferrivibrio essentukiensis, the genomic segment AAAAAATATGCCGTAAGGGTTTGGATAAAACCTGATAAACTTGCATCTTATAACCTGACACCATTAGAAGTATATCAAGCAATTTCATCCCAAAATGAAGAAAATCCAGGAGGAGGTATATCTCAAGAGCCTTTATCCAAAGAATCATCATTTAGCTACACAGTAAAAGGGGAAGGCAGACTTAAAACAATAAAAGATTTTGAAAATATCATCATCCGCTCAAACCCTGACGGCTCATCTATCAGGTTAAAAGATTTGGCAGATATAAAGCTTGAATCTGAAAACTATTATGTAAATGCTTATTACAACAATCAACCGGCTATTCCAATGGGTATATTTCTTGCCCCGGGAGCAAATGCTCTTGAGGTTGCAAAAGCGGTAGATGAAAAAATTAATGAGCTGTCAAAATCATTCCCAGCAGATATAAAATTTCATGTGCCTTACGATCCTACGGTTTTTATAAATGAATCCATACATGAAGTAATTTTGACACTTTTGATAGCTGTAGTATTGGTAGTATTTGTAATTTACATTTTCCTTGGTAGTTTCAGAGCTACATTTATCCCTCTCCTTGCGATACCTGTTTCAATTATCGGTACATTTGCAGGACTTTACGCTCTCGGTTTTTCTATTAACCTACTCACCCTTTTCGGACTTATTCTTGCTATTGGACTTGTAGTGGATGATGCAATTGTTGTTGTCGAAAACGTAGAGCGAGTTATGCGTGAAGAAAAATTGGGCAGAAAAGAGGCTACAATTAAGGCAATGGAAGAAATCACTACACCAATAATTGCAATTGTGCTCGTATTATCTGCTGTTTTTATCCCTGCTTCCTTCATACAAGGGTTTAGCGGTGAGATGTTTAAACAGTTTGCCATCACTATATCAATATCAATGATATTAAGCGGTATTGTCGCCTTGACACTTACCCCTGCACTTTGTGCAATGTTTTTGAGGGAAACAGAAAAAAAACCGATTTTACCTATCAGGCTGTTTCAAGCATTTTTCCAAAAAGCTACAAATGGATTTACTAAAGGTGTAAAACTCATCATAAAGATGGCAATAATAAACGTACTTGTTTTTGGAATTGTTATTTTTGCCTCATATAAAATATACAAACTCCTGCCAACAGGTCTTGTCCCTATAGAAGACAAAGGCTCAATATTTACATTAACTTATCTTATGCCGGGCTCCTCTCTAAAAAGGACAAGTGATGTAATTAACAATGAGGTAGAAAAACAGCTTTTGGCAAACAAATATGTAAAAGAAGAAGTATCTATTGTAGGTCTTGATTTATCCTCCTTCTCATACAAGACAGATGCAGCCATTACTTTTTCCCAATTGACAGATTGGAGCGAAAGGAAAAATAAAGATGAATCGTCAATGGCACTTGCAGCAAATTTTATGAGGCAGTTTTCTGCAAGTAAAGAAGCTTTAATCTTTACAGTAAACCCTCCCCCGATAATAGGGATGAGTATGACAGGTGGGTTTGAGCTTTATGTCCAGGATAGAACAGGTGCTGACATACAAGTATTAAATAAATATGTTCAGGAAATTGTTGCAAAAGCCAATCAGCGAAAAGAGTTAATGGGGGTACGTTCTACGCTAAATACTAATGTACCTCAATACAAGATAGAAGTAGACAGAGAAAAGGCAAAAGCACTCGGTGTTTCTATTTCTGACATTTACTCTACAATACAGCTGACTTTTGCAAAAGGGTATGTAAATGACTACAACCTTTTTGGAAAGACATACCACGTTAATATTCAAGCAAGCGAAGAGTTTAGAGATAATATTGACGATTACAGAAATATTTTTGTAAGATCAAACACAGGTAAACTTGTCCCTCTAAGCTCACTCATATCGTTAAAAAGAATAGTCTCTGCATCAGTAGTGGAAAGATTTAATATGTTTCCCGCTGCAAAAATTTTAGGTGACCCAAAGCCAGGGTTTTCTTCCGGAGATGCTATGAGAGCTATCCAAGAAGTTGCAAATGAGGTGTTGCCTGAAGGCTACACTACTGCCTGGGCAGGGACTTCTTTTCAAGAGGTAAGGGTAAAACAGTCAGGCAGCACTGCTTATATATTTTCTGTCATATTTGTACTTTTAATATTGGTAGCACTTTATGAAAGTTGGATGGCACCTCTTTCCATTATACTATCTATCCCATTTGCTATTTTTGGAGCACTGCTTGGTGTATTTTTGTTTAGATTGGAAAATGATATCTATCTGCAGGTAGGTATTATTACACTTATCGGGCTTGCAGCTAAAAATGCAATTCTAATTGTAGAGTTTGCCGAAGAAAGATACAAAAAGATGGGAATGAATATTTTAGATGCAGTTATTGAAGCATCAAAAATCAGATTCAGACCTATTGTGATGACATCATTTGCATTTATTGCAGGGACTGTACCGCTCATTTTAAGC encodes:
- a CDS encoding efflux RND transporter permease subunit, with product MFSKFFIERPRFSTVIAITIILLGLIALKNLPVKEYPTLTPPLINISAIYPGADADTISKTVAAPLEEAINGVNDLIYMTSTASSGILSISAYFEIGTDPEIAKVDINNRIQTALNLLPEAVRRQGIEVRERTPDLLKAYAFVSEGGKRSDTEISNYIQINVLDDIKRIKGVGDAVIFGEKKYAVRVWIKPDKLASYNLTPLEVYQAISSQNEENPGGGISQEPLSKESSFSYTVKGEGRLKTIKDFENIIIRSNPDGSSIRLKDLADIKLESENYYVNAYYNNQPAIPMGIFLAPGANALEVAKAVDEKINELSKSFPADIKFHVPYDPTVFINESIHEVILTLLIAVVLVVFVIYIFLGSFRATFIPLLAIPVSIIGTFAGLYALGFSINLLTLFGLILAIGLVVDDAIVVVENVERVMREEKLGRKEATIKAMEEITTPIIAIVLVLSAVFIPASFIQGFSGEMFKQFAITISISMILSGIVALTLTPALCAMFLRETEKKPILPIRLFQAFFQKATNGFTKGVKLIIKMAIINVLVFGIVIFASYKIYKLLPTGLVPIEDKGSIFTLTYLMPGSSLKRTSDVINNEVEKQLLANKYVKEEVSIVGLDLSSFSYKTDAAITFSQLTDWSERKNKDESSMALAANFMRQFSASKEALIFTVNPPPIIGMSMTGGFELYVQDRTGADIQVLNKYVQEIVAKANQRKELMGVRSTLNTNVPQYKIEVDREKAKALGVSISDIYSTIQLTFAKGYVNDYNLFGKTYHVNIQASEEFRDNIDDYRNIFVRSNTGKLVPLSSLISLKRIVSASVVERFNMFPAAKILGDPKPGFSSGDAMRAIQEVANEVLPEGYTTAWAGTSFQEVRVKQSGSTAYIFSVIFVLLILVALYESWMAPLSIILSIPFAIFGALLGVFLFRLENDIYLQVGIITLIGLAAKNAILIVEFAEERYKKMGMNILDAVIEASKIRFRPIVMTSFAFIAGTVPLILSSGAGANSRHIIGHTVVWGMVAATFIGTFFIPLLYYLVIKTKMIFKRK